The sequence TTCATGTGGGAGGCTGGGTTTAGAAATTATTGATGCACTAACAGGAAAAGCCCTATATTTAACTCGCAGTATAAACAGCACTTTTTCCCCGAACATGTGTTTATTTTGGAGTTTCCATGCTGCGCCAGCACCTTCAGGATTATGAGTTTGTTCGAAACCGCTCTGAGCGACAGTGCTGTCGTCCGCACACTTCCTGTTTGGTTAGACTTCCTCTTTCtgcagcgtgtttttttttttttcagctgtggtgataaaaaaacaacactatagCAGCGGCTTCCCATATGTACAAACACACCAAAATACACAGAAACTTCACAAGTAGAGTCTACTGCATGCTGGACCAGATGTCGTGTTTTTAATCAGTTTGGTGGGAAGTctggggtggaaataagactcctatttcatAGCGCTTTCCCCCTTCCGTTCTAAGTTTTATGGTGAGCTTGGTTAGCCCTAGTGTATAGGAAACAGGTTCAGATGTTTGTCTTGTtgaacttgtagtaaaaccaggagtggatcaaaccgcTCTGCAATGGGCGTCTTATTCCCATCTCCACCTTGTATTTGTGTTGCAGGTCCTGCAGAAGCTGGGGAAGACCGTCGAGACAAAGGACGAGCAGTTTGAGCAGTGCTCCCAGAGCTTCATCAAACAGCAGGTAACTCCTTCAAGCCACAGCCTCCCATCACCCTCCGAATCTCAGCCAACACTCGCACCCCAAAGTCGAATAGACTCACATTTCAGCCAGCTCCTTCTTCAGTGCGTTCTTCACACTGAGGATGGCTCTAGTCCGCTTGACTTCGCTGTACCTTATAATTCTGAAGAGTtcagctctcgctctctctttccaGCTGAGCCTGACTGTGCCAGGGATGAGAGGGCTTGCTAGctgtcatttattaaaatgttttttcatgCCCAGTGGACTCCTGGTTGGAAGCTCGGAGCTCTGCTGGTTTCCTGTCTGGCTGGCTTTCTGGTTTCCGTATGATTAAGCTACAGTACCATGTTGCTGAAACTTCCAACTTATCATTGGAAACAGCCCTGGTGCTCCGCAGCCACAGAGGAAACCTAAACCGAGCCAGCTGAACCCCTGTCCACTGCCGAGCACCAGAGATATGCACTCCCCTAAACTTTTACTTTGTCATCTCTATCATCTGGCTCGTGTGCAGCTCCACGCTGCTGGAGGCACGATCCCCCAGGGCGTGGTTTTGACACCCGCATTGAAGTGACGTTCGTAAACCTTCCTGTGAAGCAACACTTTTCTACAGTGCTGCTGCAGATTGTCGAAGAGGGGCTGTTCAATACCCCCTCCTGTCCTCCGAGGAGGGAGTTCacgacatttatttttaattgtattgctaTGTACTCCAGCTACTGTctccacttttgaaaccaaagttacgccactgctGTACCTAAATAAATTCATTTCTACCACCTGCTTCCTACCTGCATGGTCTGTCCTGATGAATTCGAGTACTGCAGCTCCACAGTATTTCTCTGCTCCCTTACCTTTGTCGCTGTTTGCAATCAAGCCAAGTAGTTAATCCAGCTCTTGTGTCTGAAGTTCTGTTGGCTGTGATATTCTCTCAGCCAGTGAAAAGCTATGGAGGATCTATAACCTCTCCTTGTATGTTTCCTTTCAGAATGAAGGCAGCAGGCTGCTCAAGGATTTAAAGTCTTACTACAGCGCTGTGAAAGGTAACGATACATTGTGTATACTGTAGTCTCGACCTTTCAGTACAGCAAAACGGAAACAAAACGCACACAGTGCCAGCACAAATTTTGGCgacagcaaatgatttacaggaAGACTAGGTCTGGGGATTGTATTGACCACAGAACCCTTACTTACAAAATATCTTCAGCCTTGGTAGTAAGTGGAGAACtgacaaattgcaaaaaaaaaaaatcgaaatctaacatgaaatactgcactactattatggtttcctgTAGACTATGTTAAAGAatagatctaaatgatgttcatatagggttatttttttttaatcctaaacTTCTCGGTAATGCagaacttttgaccatagctgtatacgCTGTTGCTCATCAAGCTgcaagtaaaacctggaacgggtgaagctgctgtgcaacaggagtcttattcccatccctggcgCTGTATTTAAGGCTCTCTGTTTGGTTGCAGGGATGCACGATGCCTCCAAGAGGCTGTCCGAGTCCCTGCAGGAGGTGTACGAGGCGGACTGGGAGGGCAGACCCGAGCACAAGACCATCATGGAGGTCAGAGCTTCGACCGGGCTGAGATCTGCCGGGCCCAGCAGTGCTGAGATGCCGTTGTGTGTTCTCGTGTGTGTGTAGCATGTTCTCCTTGCATGTTCTCACGGCTTGCCCGCCTCTCGTTGCTTAGAGCGATGACCTCCTGTGGAATGACTTTGAGGAGAAGCTGGCTGACCAGGCAGTGCGCACCATGGAGACCTACGTGAGCCAGTTCCCCGAGGTCAAGGTGAGTCTGTCCGAGCCAGGCGGGTCCAGTAGAACCACCTCATATCGGGCTGGATCTAACAGGACCATGGCTAGGGTGACCGTGTGGCTCTGTGTACATTGGGACGGTTCACACTCCCTGAAAACTGGGTTCAACCAGGGATGGGGTCAAGACCTGTTTTTGATCCCAAACCGTGGGTTCAACTGGACCAGTTTAGAGCTTTGATCTTGAACCAGGAGCTTTTGCGTAGAGATCCAGATCCATTTGAATGTCTCCTTCTCTTCCCCCTCGCAGGAGCGTGTTGCGAAGCGCGGCAGGAAGCTGGTGGACTACGACAGCGCCCGGCACCACCTGGAGGCGCTCCAGAACAGCAAGAAGAAAGACGAGGCCAAACTCAGCAAGGTAGCGACACGGCAGCACAGCCAGACCCCACACCCGGGCTCGATCGGGAGTCTGCAGCGTGTCCCCTGATGAGGGCTTGCGCTGGTTctcgggagctctgtgtgtgtgtgtgtcgagggtaacggggggggggggggggggggttgcatggTTCTGACGCTCTCCTGTTTCTCTCTCTTTGTGCCCCCCCCCAGGCAGAGGAGGAGTTCAATAAGGCGCAGAGCGTGTTTGAGGAGATCAATACTGAGCTGAGGGAGGAGCTGCCAGCACTCTATCACAGGTCAGAGGAACAGCCTGTGTACatgatgcaatgcaatgcaataaaaTTGTTTTTTATGCAATGTCTTTCGTAAGAGTTATCACAATGCGTTGAACTATTAAAAGTAAACCAAATCAGAAaggtactttttttgttttgttttgttttaaacctaCTTTTAAAAATCGAATCAGCCAAGCGAATGCTCTCAGGGAGTGAGGGTGTCTCTGTTTGTTTTATcatctgtgaaatgtacccatggcagtgtaatatgtagttccctgtgacactgctgtgcaataggagtcttatttggGGTTTAGCTTGTGATTTTACTGAACCATAAATATTAAAGTCCTgttaagtagatttttttttttttttttttggcagtcgGATTGGATGCTACGTGACGGTTTTTCAGAACATTTCGAACCTGAGGGATATTTTCTACAAAGAGATGAGTAAGGTGAGACGCTGCTGGTGGGAGACGGTTCAgtggttttctttttgttttctcttcgtttttaaactttgatttcgTTGTTTCCTGTCCAGCTGAACCATGACCTGTACGATGTGATGACCAAGCTTGAGATGCAGCATTCTGACAAGGTCTTCATCATCAAGGGAGTATCCAGGTGAGAGAAGCATAGGGACAGCATGGGGAAGCACAGgggggtatggcaaagcatagggacaGCATGGGGAAGCACAGgggggtatggcaaagcatagggacaGCATGgggaagcacaggcaagcattgggaagcagagaggtatgataaagcacagggaagcattgtaaagcacagaagtttggtaaagcatagggaagcattgtaaagcacagaggtgtgatgaaacctatttaaaaacatggtaaaccatggtaaatgtaaCCCTAATGATAGTGTATGGTAGAGGTAtctattcaatatgaatagtgatacatttagACATATTAAAAGCAACTTGAATTCACgaagtttcttgtagtatttctaaTGTGAACGAAGGCTCTGTGCCGCTGTGTTAAACAGTGCGCTGACCCTGCTGTGACCCCTTGTTTATTCCAACAGTAACAGAGGTTCTGTGATGATCTCGTCTCCGATCCGTCCCGCCAACCCGTCCACCTCCTCTGAGGTCAGTCCggaccagagccagagccagaacCAGAACGGGCAGGACTCTGTCTCCTCCAGCACAGAGGAGCAGAACCAAGGCAATGAAACCACCGAGCCCAGTGAGACAAGAGAGCCCGGCGCTGATCAACCCAGTGAAGCCACAGCTCCCAGTGAGACTGGAACCAGTGAAGCCACAGCTCCCAGTGAGACTGGAACCAGTGAAGCCACAGCTCCCAGTGAGACTGGAACCAGTGAAGCCACAGCTCCCAGCGAGACTGGAACCAGTGAAGCCACAGCTCCCAGTGAGACTGGAACCAACGAAACCACAGCTTCCAGTGAGACTGGAACCAACGAAACCACCGTATCCACTGAGCCTggatctagcgaaaccacagcttCCCTAGAGACTGAACCCATTGAGGTCACAGCCTCCAGCTCAGCCGACCCCCTGAATGAGAACGCAGCCCCCCCTGATGAGTCTCGACGCAGCGAGGCCACCCCCACACACCCAGGGGATGGTGCAGACACCCCACCCAGTGAGGAGCCGCCTGCCTCCGTGCCTCCGGTCTCCAACCCTGCCTCGGAGAGCCAGGATACCCAGGAACAGCCTCCAGAGGCTGGGCAGAGTCCCCCAGTCTCCCCTGAGGAGAATGAGGAAGGAGGGGAGGACGAGGCTCAGTCTGGCTCTGAACCACGGCAGAGTTCAGGGGCTGTGGAGGGAGACGGggccagagaggagagggaggaggaggaggagaccgAGGGAGGCGGGGGGGCTGTCTCCGGAGAGCAAGAGAGTTGAGGTAGAAAGAAAACAACggcttcctcctcctcctcctcgctcacACCATGAACTAACTAACAGTGCGCTCTCCAGACCGCACTGCTCACACATGCACGcatgcagacacacacgcacacctcTGCTCAGGCCCTgagctaaccccccccccccccccaggcccACTGGATCAGGCTGAGTGACTGCGTCTCAAAGCTCCCCTCTTTCCCCCGTGCGTTCAGCCAGACTCCACGCAGCTTGGTTTCAGCTTGCTTGATGCCTAAACTCACCCAAGCGTGGCAGCATCAAACTGCGTGGAGAAAGAG comes from Acipenser ruthenus chromosome 42, fAciRut3.2 maternal haplotype, whole genome shotgun sequence and encodes:
- the LOC131709245 gene encoding bridging integrator 2-like isoform X1, which produces MAENKTGAGAGLFAKRVQKQLSRGREKVLQKLGKTVETKDEQFEQCSQSFIKQQNEGSRLLKDLKSYYSAVKGMHDASKRLSESLQEVYEADWEGRPEHKTIMESDDLLWNDFEEKLADQAVRTMETYVSQFPEVKERVAKRGRKLVDYDSARHHLEALQNSKKKDEAKLSKAEEEFNKAQSVFEEINTELREELPALYHSRIGCYVTVFQNISNLRDIFYKEMSKLNHDLYDVMTKLEMQHSDKVFIIKGVSSNRGSVMISSPIRPANPSTSSEVSPDQSQSQNQNGQDSVSSSTEEQNQGNETTEPSETREPGADQPSEATAPSETGTSEATAPSETGTSEATAPSETGTSEATAPSETGTSEATAPSETGTNETTASSETGTNETTVSTEPGSSETTASLETEPIEVTASSSADPLNENAAPPDESRRSEATPTHPGDGADTPPSEEPPASVPPVSNPASESQDTQEQPPEAGQSPPVSPEENEEGGEDEAQSGSEPRQSSGAVEGDGAREEREEEEETEGGGGAVSGEQES
- the LOC131709245 gene encoding bridging integrator 2-like isoform X2; translated protein: MHDASKRLSESLQEVYEADWEGRPEHKTIMESDDLLWNDFEEKLADQAVRTMETYVSQFPEVKERVAKRGRKLVDYDSARHHLEALQNSKKKDEAKLSKAEEEFNKAQSVFEEINTELREELPALYHSRIGCYVTVFQNISNLRDIFYKEMSKLNHDLYDVMTKLEMQHSDKVFIIKGVSSNRGSVMISSPIRPANPSTSSEVSPDQSQSQNQNGQDSVSSSTEEQNQGNETTEPSETREPGADQPSEATAPSETGTSEATAPSETGTSEATAPSETGTSEATAPSETGTSEATAPSETGTNETTASSETGTNETTVSTEPGSSETTASLETEPIEVTASSSADPLNENAAPPDESRRSEATPTHPGDGADTPPSEEPPASVPPVSNPASESQDTQEQPPEAGQSPPVSPEENEEGGEDEAQSGSEPRQSSGAVEGDGAREEREEEEETEGGGGAVSGEQES